In Zingiber officinale cultivar Zhangliang chromosome 8B, Zo_v1.1, whole genome shotgun sequence, a single genomic region encodes these proteins:
- the LOC122016518 gene encoding shaggy-related protein kinase iota-like, with product MASLPLGPHHPPEHDAFLAATAPPRSSQQASVPEGNDAVTGHIISTTIGGKNGEPKQTISYMAERVVGTGSFGIVFQGKCLETGETVAIKKVLQESKYKNRELQLMRSMDHSNVISLKHCFFSTTSKDELFLNLVMEYVPETLYRVLRHYNSMNQRMPLFYVKLYTYQLFRGLAYIHTIPGVCHRDVKPQNVLVNPHTHQVKLCDFGSAKILVKGEPNISYICSRYYRAPELIFGAIEYTTSIDIWSAGCVLAELLLAQPLFPGESAVDQLVEIIKVLGTPTREEIRCMNPSYTDFRFPQIKAHPWHKIFHKRMPPEAIDLTSRLLQYSPNFRCTALEACAHPFFDELREPNVRLPNGRPLPPLFDFKQELADASPELIHKLIPEHTRR from the exons ATGGCCTCCCTGCCGCTGGGGCCCCATCATCCGCCGGAGCACGACGCCTTCCTTGCTGCTACCGCGCCTCCCCGGAGCTCTCAG CAAGCTTCTGTTCCCGAGGGAAATGATGCAGTCACTGGTCATATCATCTCCACCACCATTGGAGGCAAGAACGGTGAACCCAAGCAG ACCATTAGTTACATGGCAGAGCGTGTTGTGGGAACTGGCTCATTTGGTATTGTATTCCAG GGAAAATGTTTGGAAACAGGGGAAACTGTTGCTATAAAGAAGGTTTTGCAGGAAAGTAAATATAAAAACCGTGAGTTGCAGCTGATGCGCTCAATGGATCATTCAAATGTGATATCTTTGAAGCATTGTTTTTTCTCCACCACAAGCAAAGACGAACTTTTTCTTAACCTGGTAATGGAATATGTACCAGAAACTTTATATCGGGTTCTAAGACATTACAATAGCATGAATCAAAGGATGCCACTTTTCTACGTAAAGCTATATACatatcag ttattTAGAGGTTTGGCTTATATTCATACAATTCCTGGTGTCTGTCATAGAGATGTAAAGCCACAAAATGTTTTG GTAAATCCTCATACGCACCAAGTCAAGCTATGTGATTTTGGAAGTGCTAAAATTTTG GTGAAGGGTGAACCCAACATTTCATACATTTGCTCTCGCTATTATCGTGCTCCAGAGCTTATTTTTGGTGCCATAGAGTATACTACCTCTATTGATATTTGGTCAGCAGGATGTGTCCTTGCTGAGTTGCTCCTTGCTCAG CCGTTGTTTCCTGGAGAAAGTGCAGTAGATCAGCTTGTCGAGATAATTAAG gtTCTTGGGACTCCAACTCGGGAGGAAATCCGGTGCATGAACCCTAGCTATACGGACTTTAGGTTTCCACAGATAAAAGCTCATCCATGGCATAAG ATATTTCATAAAAGAATGCCTCCAGAGGCAATAGACCTTACATCTCGCCTTCTCCAATACTCTCCAAATTTTCGCTGTACTGCT TTGGAAGCATGCGCACACCCATTTTTTGATGAACTAAGAGAACCAAATGTAAGGCTGCCAAATGGTCGACCTCTGCCTCCTCTTTTCGACTTCAAGCAGGAA TTAGCAGATGCATCCCCAGAGCTCATCCACAAGTTGATTCCTGAACATACGAGACGGTAA